One genomic region from Thunnus maccoyii chromosome 16, fThuMac1.1, whole genome shotgun sequence encodes:
- the LOC121913981 gene encoding interferon-inducible GTPase 5-like, with protein sequence MDDPFDSYPEIEEIKEELLNNGPAAAAEKAQEHLKKLNNIPLNIGITGESGSGKSTFVNAFRGIDNRDERAAPTGSVETTSEVIPYHHPNYPNVTLWDLPGIGTTNFPADKYLEHVEFEKFDFFIIISDTRFRENDVKLAQEIQKMRKKFYFVRSKIDHNLRDEERSQREFNAEKTLAQIRENCIQGLQKQGVDAPQVFLVSSFDLHLYDFHLLEETLERELPAHKRNALLLAMPTVNLEIINKKKEVLQAKIKYVACMSALIASAPVPGLSFLTDLATLSNTVREYQVTFGLDSESLQKLALSARVPVDDLKAVMKSPLAATEITKELIIKLLSLSVSGAALMAAEEGSRFIPIFGIPAAMALSFASTYNSLNTFLNMLADDAQRVFKKALGLNTSV encoded by the exons ATGGATGATCCATTTGATTCATATCCAGAAATTGAAGAAATTAAAGAAGAGCTGCTAAACAATGgccctgctgcagcagctgaaaaGGCTCAAGAACACTtgaaaaaactaaacaacattCCACTAAATATTGGCATCACAGGAGAGTCTGGTTCTGGTAAATCTACCTTTGTGAATGCCTTCAGAGGCATAGACAACAGGGATGAGAGAGCCGCCCCTACTGGTTCTGTAGAGACCACCTCAGAGGTTATACCTTACCACCATCCAAACTATCCCAATGTTACATTATGGGATCTCCCTGGTATTGGCACCACCAACTTTCCTGCTGACAAGTACCTGGAGCATGTTGAATTTGAGAAGTTTgacttcttcatcatcatctctgacaCTCGCTTCAGAGAAAATGATGTGAAGCTCGCTCAGGAGATTCAGAAGATGAGGAAAAAGTTCTACTTTGTTCGCTCAAAGATTGACCATAACTTACGGGATGAGGAAAGAAGTCAGAGGGAGTTCAATGCAGAAAAGACTCTGGCACAAATCAGGGAAAACTGCATTCAAG GTCTTCAAAAACAAGGTGTTGATGCTCCACAGGTCTTCCTGGTGTCCAGCTTTGATCTCCACCTGTATGATTTCCATCTGTTAGAGGAGACCTTAGAGAGAGAACTTCCTGCACACAAGAGGAATGCTCTGCTGTTGGCCATGCCCACTGTCAACCTAGAGATCATCAACAAGAAGAAAGAGGTTTTACAGgccaaaataaaatatgttgcaTGTATGTCTGCACTTATAGCATCTGCACCAGTTCCTGGGCTCTCTTTTCTTACTGATCTGGCCACTCTATCTAATACTGTCAGAGAATACCAAGTTACTTTTGGTCTTGATAGTGAGTCATTGCAGAAACTTGCTCTTAGTGCACGTGTGCCTGTGGATGATCTTAAAGCAGTGATGAAATCACCACTGGCTGCAACAGAAATAACCAAAGAGCTTATCATTAAGCTATTGTCTTTGTCTGTAAGTGGAGCTGCATTAATGGCAGCAGAAGAAGGATCCAGATTCATTCCAATATTTGGAATCCCAGCTGCAATGGCCCTCTCTTTTGCTTCCACCTACAACAGTCTGAATACTTTCCTCAACATGCTCGCTGACGATGCACAGAGAGTATTTAAGAAGGCCCTGGGTTTGAACACCTCGGTGTGA
- the LOC121881186 gene encoding homeodomain-interacting protein kinase 4-like: MFGKTLFFDKMSSSSSLDSSSVSNKTDKKKQSKHFKVQRRDTLHSNTGRYLVLDFIGEGCFGKVAKCVNLVTAKNVALKILKTEHSADAKREINMLEVVSVLDPVKKNIVWFFERFEHEGHTCLAFEMLDRSLYQLITERHRNPLSLSEIRPIAEQLLMAFDALKGIGVIHSDLKPDNIMLVNHQEEPFKVKLIDFGLSRTTSEVKHGMKIQPLGYRAPEVTLGLPLSEAIDMWGLGCVLTYLYVAKHPFAINCEYQMMRNIVEILGQPADHLLFAGKYSQKFFRLSQHFDYAKWWLKTPREYKLTTYIEPKVWRRSFKCLDDLTTLYPETQEPIELEDRRVFVGLLKCLLDMDPERRITPGEALKHPYVSMAHLADEMDTSSYVDKSFNKMLVCLMDDMEEKLIDSKAAVEGTPAIMCSNDKGSAAPHSQDIISNTPSSTDGAKVVGVVNTGGSAEAGTAADGSSDQDAATTGPTKEGSAAASTGLAPEGQAADGVKDQDKASTGPSKEGSAFARNDLAPEGPGVAGAKDQDEASTGPIKEGSAADGSSDQEVATTGPTKEGSAVASTGLAPEGPTADGAKDQDEASTGPSKEGSASDESSDREATTTGTTKEGSAAAMTISAAEGPVAEWAKDQDEASTGPTKQGSAAEGSSDQEAAMAGKSKERLATASTHLAPEGPAVAGAKDQDEASTGPTKEGSATAMTVSPPQEPAVDWAKDQDVALTGLAEETAANYGSPDDDAPVKCGCGNSSAGLFGPCLERKSKQNNFIKMHL, translated from the exons ATGTTTGGAAAAACCTTGTTTTTTGACAAAATGTCATCAAGTTCAAGCTTAGACAGCTCTTCAGTGTCAAATAAAACCG ataaaaagaaacaatCGAAACACTTTAAGGTCCAAAGGCGCGACACCCTTCACAGTAACACAGGTCGTTACCTCGTCCTGGACTTCATTGGTGAAGGATGCTTCGGCAAAGTTGCCAAGTGTGTGAATTTAGTCACAGCAAAGAACGTAGCCCTGAAGATCCTAAAAACTGAGCATAGTGCAGACGCTAAAAGAGAG ATCAACATGCTTGAAGTCGTGAGCGTTCTTGACCCCGTCAAAAAGAACATTGTATGGTTCTTCGAAAGGTTCGAGCATGAAGGTCATACCTGTCTAGCTTTTGAGATGCTAGACAGGAGTCTTTATCAGCTGATCACTGAGAGACATCGGAATCCACTGTCTCTCAGTGAGATACGGCCAATTGCAGAGCAG TTACTGATGGCCTTTGACGCCCTGAAGGGAATTGGAGTCATTCACTCTGACCTGAAGCCAGATAACATAATGCTGGTGAACCATCAAGAAGAGCCCTTCAAGGTTAAATTAATAGATTTTGGCCTATCCCGCACTACTTCTGAGGTGAAACATGGTATGAAAATCCAGCCTCTGGGTTACAG GGCACCTGAAGTCACCCTGGGCCTCCCCCTCTCTGAGGCAATTGACATGTGGGGTCTCGGCTGTGTGCTCACCTACTTGTATGTGGCCAAACACCCATTTGCAATAAACTGCGAGTATCAGATG ATGAGGAACATCGTTGAGATACTGGGCCAGCCAGCTGACCACCTCCTCTTTGCTGGCAAATACAGCCAGAAGTTTTTCAGGCTTTCCCAGCACTTTGACTATGCAAAATGGTGGCTGAAG ACTCCAAGGGAATATAAGCTCACTACCTACATAGAGCCTAAAGTATGGAGGAGATCATTTAAATGTCTGGATGACTTGACAACA CTTTACCCAGAGACACAAGAGCCCATTGAATTAGAAGATCGGAGAGTGTTCGTGGGCCTACTGAAATGTCTTCTGGACATGGATCCAGAGAGGAGAATCACTCCTGGGGAGGCTCTGAAACATCCATATGTCTCCATGGCTCATCTGGCTGATGAGATGGACACCAGCTCATA tgtggaCAAGTCCTTCAATAAAATGCTGGTCTGCCTGATGGATGATATGGAAGAGAAACTAATTGATAGTAAGGCCGCAGTTGAAGGTACTCCAGCCATCATGTGTTCAAATGACAAAGGCTCAGCTGCTCCTCACTCCCAGGACATCATTTCAAACACGCCTTCCTCAACTGATGGAGCAAAAGTTGTTGGAGTTGTAAATACTGGTGGCTCAGCTGAAGCAGGAACAGCTGCTGATGGGTCAAGTGACCAAGATGCAGCTACGACTGGTCCAACTAAAGAAGGATCAGCTGCCGCAAGTACTGGTTTAGCTCCAGAGGGACAAGCTGCTGATGGGGTAAAGGACCAAGATAAAGCTAGTACTGGTCCAAGTAAGGAAGGATCAGCTTTCGCCAGAAATGATTTAGCTCCAGAGGGACCAGGTGTTGCTGGGGCAAAGGACCAAGATGAAGCTAGTACCGGTCCAATTAAAGAGGGATCAGCTGCTGATGGGTCAAGTGACCAGGAGGTAGCAACGACTGGTCCAACTAAAGAGGGATCAGCTGTCGCCAGTACCGGTTTAGCTCCTGAGGGACCAACTGCTGATGGGGCAAAGGACCAAGATGAAGCTAGTACTGGTCCAAGTAAAGAGGGATCAGCTTCTGATGAGTCAAGTGACCGTGAGGCAACCACCACTGGTACAACTAAAGAAGGATCAGCCGCTGCCATGACTATATCAGCTGCAGAGGGACCAGTTGCTGAATGGGCAAAGGACCAAGATGAAGCTAGTACAGGTCCAACTAAACAGGGATCAGCTGCTGAAGGGTCAAGTGACCAGGAGGCAGCCATGGCTGGTAAAAGTAAAGAGAGATTAGCCACTGCCAGTACTCATTTAGCTCCAGAGGGACCCGCTGTTGCTGGAGCAAAGGACCAAGATGAAGCTAGTACTGGTCCAACTAAAGAGGGATCAGCCACCGCCATGACCGTATCACCTCCGCAGGAACCAGCTGTTGATTGGGCAAAGGACCAAGATGTAGCCTTGACTGGCCTGGCTGAGGAGACAGCGGCCAACTACGGGTCACCTGATGATGATGCACCTGTAAAATGCGGATGCGGAAATTCTTCGGCAGGGTTATTCGGACCTTGCTTggaaagaaaaagtaaacaaaataatttcattaaaatgcatctGTAG
- the LOC121881125 gene encoding interferon-inducible GTPase 5-like, whose amino-acid sequence MCQGGESFCSDTFSATIRHNTTKIQEYLDQQNKIPLHIGITGESGSGKSTFVNAFRGIDNRDERAAPTGSVETTLEVTPYHHPNYPNVTLWDLPGIGTTKFPADKYLEHVEFEKFDFFIIISDTRFRENDVRLAQEIRKMRKNFYFVRSKIDNDLRNEERSQREFNAERTLKKIRENCIQGLQKQGVEAPQVFLVSSFDLYLYDFHLLEETLERELPAHKRNALLWAIPSVNLEIINKKKKALQANINYVACLYALIACVPVPGLSFAIDLTGLANVVREYQVTFGLDSESLQKLALSARVPVDDLKTVMTSPLAGKEITKELIIELLSSSPSGAALMEAEGSKFIPIFGIPVTMALSFTSTYNSLNTFLNMLADDAQRVFKKALGLNTSV is encoded by the exons ATGTGTCAGGgtgg AGAGAGTTTTTGCTCTGATACATTTTCTGCAACAATTCGACACAACACTACAAAGATCCAAGAGTATTTGGATCAGCAGAATAAGATTCCACTACATATTGGCATCACAGGAGAGTCTGGTTCTGGTAAATCCACCTTTGTGAATGCCTTCAGAGGCATAGACAACAGGGATGAGAGAGCCGCCCCTACTGGTTCTGTAGAGACCACCTTAGAGGTCACACCTTACCACCATCCAAACTATCCCAATGTTACATTATGGGATCTCCCTGGTATTGGCACCACCAAATTTCCTGCTGACAAGTACCTGGAGCATGTTGAATTTGAGAAGTTTgacttcttcatcatcatctctgacaCTCGCTTCAGAGAAAATGATGTGAGGCTTGCTCAGGAGATTCGAAAGATGAGGAAAAACTTCTACTTTGTTCGCTCAAAGATTGACAACGATCTACGCAATGAGGAAAGAAGTCAGAGGGAGTTCAATGCAGAAAGGACTCTGAAAAAAATCAGGGAAAACTGCATTCAAG GTCTTCAAAAACAAGGTGTTGAGGCTCCACAGGTCTTCCTGGTGTCCAGCTTTGATCTCTACCTGTATGATTTCCATCTGTTAGAGGAGACCTTAGAGAGAGAACTTCCTGCACACAAGAGGAATGCTCTGCTGTGGGCCATACCCAGTGTCAACCTAGAGATcatcaacaagaagaaaaaggctTTACAGGCCAACATAAATTATGTTGCATGTTTGTATGCGCTCATAGCATGTGTACCAGTTCCTGGGCTCTCGTTTGCTATTGATCTGACCGGTCTGGCTAATGTTGTCAGAGAATACCAAGTTACTTTTGGTCTTGATAGTGAGTCATTGCAGAAACTTGCTCTTAGTGCACGTGTGCCTGTGGATGATCTTAAAACAGTGATGACATCACCACTGGCTGGTAAAGAAATAACCAAAGAGCTTATCATTGAGCTACTGTCTTCTTCTCCAAGTGGAGCTGCATTAATGGAAGCAGAAGGATCCAAATTCATTCCAATATTTGGAATCCCAGTAACAATGGCCCTCTCTTTTACCTCCACCTACAACAGTTTGAATACTTTCCTCAACATGCTTGCTGACGATGCACAGAGAGTATTTAAGAAGGCCCTGGGTTTGAACACCTCGGTGTGA
- the LOC121913979 gene encoding interferon-inducible GTPase 5-like isoform X1, with protein sequence MSHLTLFWKIRHAALYVCTVSSKITMDDPFDSYPEIEEIKEELLNNGPAAAAEKAQEHLKKLNNIPLNIGITGESGSGKSTFVNAFRGIDNRDERAAPTGSVETTLEVIPYHHPNYPNVTLWDLPGIGTTNFPAYKYLEHVEFEKFDFFIIISDTRFRENDVKLAQEIQKMRKKFYFVRSKIDHNLRDEERSQREFNAERTLAQIRENCIQGLQKQGVDAPQVFLVSSFDLHLYDFHLLEETLERELPAHKRNALLLAMPNVNLEIINKKKEALQAKIKYLACMSALIASAPVPGLSVAIDLTCLVNAVIEYQVTFGLDSGSLQKLALSARVPVDDLKAVMKSPLAGKEITKELIIKLLSLSVSGAALMAAEEGSRFIPIFGIPAAMALSFASTYNSLNTFLNMLADDAQRVFKKALGLNTSV encoded by the exons ATGTCACACTTGACTCTTTTTTGGAAGATAAGACACGctgctttgtatgtgtgtactgtCAGTTCAAA GATCACTATGGATGATCCATTTGATTCATATCCAGAAATTGAAGAAATTAAAGAAGAGCTGCTAAACAATGgccctgctgcagcagctgaaaaGGCTCAAGAACACTtgaaaaaactaaacaacattCCACTAAATATTGGCATCACAGGAGAGTCTGGTTCTGGTAAATCTACCTTTGTGAATGCCTTCAGAGGCATAGACAACAGGGATGAGAGAGCCGCCCCTACTGGTTCTGTAGAGACCACCTTAGAGGTTATACCTTACCACCATCCAAACTATCCCAATGTTACATTATGGGATCTCCCTGGTATTGGCACCACCAACTTTCCTGCTTACAAGTACCTGGAGCATGTTGAATTTGAGAAGTTTgacttcttcatcatcatctctgacaCTCGCTTCAGAGAAAATGATGTGAAGCTCGCTCAGGAGATTCAGAAGATGAGGAAAAAGTTCTACTTTGTTCGCTCAAAGATTGACCATAACTTACGGGATGAAGAAAGAAGTCAGAGGGAGTTCAATGCAGAAAGGACTCTGGCACAAATCAGGGAAAACTGCATTCAAG GTCTTCAAAAACAAGGTGTTGATGCTCCACAGGTCTTCCTGGTGTCCAGCTTTGATCTCCACCTGTATGATTTCCATCTGTTAGAGGAGACCTTAGAGAGAGAACTTCCTGCACACAAGAGGAATGCTCTGCTGTTGGCCATGCCCAATGTCAACCTAGAGATCATCAACAAGAAGAAAGAGGCTTTACAGgccaaaataaaatatcttGCATGTATGTCTGCACTTATAGCATCTGCACCAGTTCCTGGGCTCTCTGTTGCTATTGATCTGACCTGTCTGGTTAATGCTGTCATAGAATACCAAGTTACTTTTGGTCTTGATAGTGGGTCATTGCAGAAACTTGCTCTTAGTGCACGTGTGCCTGTGGATGATCTTAAAGCAGTGATGAAATCACCACTGGCTGGTAAAGAAATAACCAAAGAGCTTATCATTAAGCTATTGTCTTTGTCTGTAAGTGGAGCTGCATTAATGGCAGCAGAAGAAGGATCCAGATTCATTCCAATATTTGGAATCCCAGCTGCAATGGCCCTCTCTTTTGCCTCCACCTACAACAGTCTGAATACTTTCCTCAACATGCTCGCTGACGATGCACAGAGAGTATTTAAGAAGGCCCTGGGTTTGAACACCTCGGTGTGA
- the LOC121913979 gene encoding interferon-inducible GTPase 5-like isoform X2, with protein MDDPFDSYPEIEEIKEELLNNGPAAAAEKAQEHLKKLNNIPLNIGITGESGSGKSTFVNAFRGIDNRDERAAPTGSVETTLEVIPYHHPNYPNVTLWDLPGIGTTNFPAYKYLEHVEFEKFDFFIIISDTRFRENDVKLAQEIQKMRKKFYFVRSKIDHNLRDEERSQREFNAERTLAQIRENCIQGLQKQGVDAPQVFLVSSFDLHLYDFHLLEETLERELPAHKRNALLLAMPNVNLEIINKKKEALQAKIKYLACMSALIASAPVPGLSVAIDLTCLVNAVIEYQVTFGLDSGSLQKLALSARVPVDDLKAVMKSPLAGKEITKELIIKLLSLSVSGAALMAAEEGSRFIPIFGIPAAMALSFASTYNSLNTFLNMLADDAQRVFKKALGLNTSV; from the exons ATGGATGATCCATTTGATTCATATCCAGAAATTGAAGAAATTAAAGAAGAGCTGCTAAACAATGgccctgctgcagcagctgaaaaGGCTCAAGAACACTtgaaaaaactaaacaacattCCACTAAATATTGGCATCACAGGAGAGTCTGGTTCTGGTAAATCTACCTTTGTGAATGCCTTCAGAGGCATAGACAACAGGGATGAGAGAGCCGCCCCTACTGGTTCTGTAGAGACCACCTTAGAGGTTATACCTTACCACCATCCAAACTATCCCAATGTTACATTATGGGATCTCCCTGGTATTGGCACCACCAACTTTCCTGCTTACAAGTACCTGGAGCATGTTGAATTTGAGAAGTTTgacttcttcatcatcatctctgacaCTCGCTTCAGAGAAAATGATGTGAAGCTCGCTCAGGAGATTCAGAAGATGAGGAAAAAGTTCTACTTTGTTCGCTCAAAGATTGACCATAACTTACGGGATGAAGAAAGAAGTCAGAGGGAGTTCAATGCAGAAAGGACTCTGGCACAAATCAGGGAAAACTGCATTCAAG GTCTTCAAAAACAAGGTGTTGATGCTCCACAGGTCTTCCTGGTGTCCAGCTTTGATCTCCACCTGTATGATTTCCATCTGTTAGAGGAGACCTTAGAGAGAGAACTTCCTGCACACAAGAGGAATGCTCTGCTGTTGGCCATGCCCAATGTCAACCTAGAGATCATCAACAAGAAGAAAGAGGCTTTACAGgccaaaataaaatatcttGCATGTATGTCTGCACTTATAGCATCTGCACCAGTTCCTGGGCTCTCTGTTGCTATTGATCTGACCTGTCTGGTTAATGCTGTCATAGAATACCAAGTTACTTTTGGTCTTGATAGTGGGTCATTGCAGAAACTTGCTCTTAGTGCACGTGTGCCTGTGGATGATCTTAAAGCAGTGATGAAATCACCACTGGCTGGTAAAGAAATAACCAAAGAGCTTATCATTAAGCTATTGTCTTTGTCTGTAAGTGGAGCTGCATTAATGGCAGCAGAAGAAGGATCCAGATTCATTCCAATATTTGGAATCCCAGCTGCAATGGCCCTCTCTTTTGCCTCCACCTACAACAGTCTGAATACTTTCCTCAACATGCTCGCTGACGATGCACAGAGAGTATTTAAGAAGGCCCTGGGTTTGAACACCTCGGTGTGA